TCTCAAGTAATGAAGCTTTTTCCTGCTTCTCCTTTTCCTCTGCAGACATGTTAAGTGCAGATTGTATATAGTATCTCTTGCTTCCCAAATTCGCTACAAAGTCTATCTCCAAAAAAAATCTTTCTCTGTTTTTGCCGTCCATTGTTTTTTGTTTCTCGAGAGAACCTACATCTACAGAAAAACCTCTTCTTTTGAGTTCATTATAAATAATATTTTCCATGAGGTGTGATTCTTCAGTCTGTCTGAATCCGAGTCTTGCATTCCTAAGCTCAATATCTTCAAAATAATATTTTAGCGGTGTTCCTATGTATCTTCGGCCTTTTACATCATATCGATTTGCTTCACTAATTACATAGGCATTTTTAAGATATTCCAAATAACTCCGAATGGTGTTTAAACTAACTTTAGATTTCAATTTGCTTTGAAAAGTATTTAAAATCTTACTTGGATTGGTCAATGAACCGATGGAAGAGGCCAATATGTTTATCATATCATTCAGTTCTACAACTTTTTCAATTTTGTTTCTTTCAACAATATCTTTAATATAGGTTTCCTCAAATAATTTAGTCAAATAACCGATTTTCCGCTTCTGCGAATTCCCGTTACTACTTTTATCATTCCATTATGAAGTCTATTTTCCAGCTTTTCAATGTATTCAGATCTTTCAATTTTCATATCAGAATCTCCTATAATGAAAAATTTTGTGATTTGCACGATATTATTCATTATAATATCACTCTTTCTCAATTCTTACAATAGTAAATTTGATTATTTTGTATAAAGTTAGGATGAGAAAAAAGGGATGCTCCTTAAAGGAACATCCCTTTTGTTTAAGTGTCTAGCCGAAGATGAACATTGATATCAGATAATAGGCTAATACAATTATGGCTGCGATAGGCAGCAAGGTTGTAAGGGCCGCTATTATTAGGGCAGGCACATCTCCTTTTTCAAGGTTTGCTTCTTCCCGCAGATGATTCAATTCTTCCTTTTCTTCCATAGCTTGACGCCTTTTTGACTTTAAACTATGCTCATGGTCTCTAAAAAACATTACAGCTCCGCTCCGCTAAAGTGGCAGGCAACAAAATGTCCCGGCTTTTCTTCCTTAAATTGAGGAACTTCGCGTTTGCATATATCCTTTGCAATGGGGCATCTTGTATGGAATTTACAGCCTGTGGGCGTGATGATGTTGGACGGAATGTCTCCTTCCAATAAGATTCGCCTCTTTGTTCTCATCTTCTGTAAGTCCGTTTCAGGAATGGCTGAAAGAAGGACTTTTGTATAAGGATGAAGAGGGTTGGCATACATTTCGCGTTTATCGGTAAATTCGACCATATTTCCCAAATACATAACACCGATTCTATCGCTTATGTGCTTTACAACCGAAAGGTCATGCGAAATAAACAAATAGGACAGGTCAAATTCTTTTTGTAAGTCATTGAGGAGGTTTATGATCTGGGACTGAATCGATACGTCCAAGGCTGAAACGGCTTCATCGCATACTATGAATTTGGGTTTTAATGCGAGGGCCCGTGCTATACCGATTCGCTGCCTTTGACCGCCTGAAAATTCATGAGGATATCTGTAAATCATATAGTCTGCCAGGCCGCAAGTGTTCATTATCTCCTTTACATACTTTTCATATTCGGGGTCTTTTTTATTGAACATTCCATGTTCAAGCAAGGCCTCGCCTATGATTTGTCCTACAGTCATCTTAGGATTAAGAGAGGAGTAGGGGTCTTGGAAGATAATCTGCATCTTTTTTCTTAAGGGCATCATCTGAGGTACAGTGTAATTCGTTATGTTTTCACCTTCAAAAAAGATTTCGCCTGCTGTGGGCTTATAAAGTTTTAGGATTGTGCGTCCTAAGGTTGACTTTCCGCAGCCGGATTCTCCTACAAGGCCTACGGTTTCTCCTTCATGGATAACTAGGTCGATACCGTCATTGGCGATTACGCACAAGTTTTGACCATGCAGGGCCGAATAAGTTTCATAGTCCAAAATTAGGTCGGTCAGCTCCTTGCCTAGGTCCTTA
The DNA window shown above is from Treponema denticola and carries:
- a CDS encoding ATP-binding protein — its product is MTKLFEETYIKDIVERNKIEKVVELNDMINILASSIGSLTNPSKILNTFQSKLKSKVSLNTIRSYLEYLKNAYVISEANRYDVKGRRYIGTPLKYYFEDIELRNARLGFRQTEESHLMENIIYNELKRRGFSVDVGSLEKQKTMDGKNRERFFLEIDFVANLGSKRYYIQSALNMSAEEKEKQEKASLLEIKDSFKKIIIVKDGLPVRRDESGIITMDLFDFLLNAESLGD
- a CDS encoding ABC transporter ATP-binding protein, translating into MSKILLETRGLKQYFPTGKTRNERNNLKRTANEAIDLYKKIFNAEAGINQLIDMHKSGKDLGKELTDLILDYETYSALHGQNLCVIANDGIDLVIHEGETVGLVGESGCGKSTLGRTILKLYKPTAGEIFFEGENITNYTVPQMMPLRKKMQIIFQDPYSSLNPKMTVGQIIGEALLEHGMFNKKDPEYEKYVKEIMNTCGLADYMIYRYPHEFSGGQRQRIGIARALALKPKFIVCDEAVSALDVSIQSQIINLLNDLQKEFDLSYLFISHDLSVVKHISDRIGVMYLGNMVEFTDKREMYANPLHPYTKVLLSAIPETDLQKMRTKRRILLEGDIPSNIITPTGCKFHTRCPIAKDICKREVPQFKEEKPGHFVACHFSGAEL